In Candida orthopsilosis Co 90-125, chromosome 6 draft sequence, the following are encoded in one genomic region:
- a CDS encoding Fmp27 mitochondrial protein produces the protein MMIDLKSVNSSSLLYYLVYILLAWIISWYAIYLITGFHLSSISINNGISFNGVTFKSKRMWVKIRCLRFRLWGNTKMTIIDDLEVKLYPKSQPKKQKKKTTTARDDGESVSLENDISVYPNNYFLRRIVQFVIRRLPSLDLEMRNTTIHSALDYKTTIDYVKYNAKSRDSLRHKDRLKFRTSLLVNNVFHEIKTKDDLLTPFKLGSFRVEFKFSIGYKSGVIGGFIGKINVSESNFSMFNTAKYYILHDELKQANKDTHFSHGIKQGEVDNDSKGQDAQAKLERTFSVIHKLLSDVTIHVENSKVSEIPFVTIQNNVSIAEYYNEVKPKTSLELVTKSVSFNVSRLYGDAAGFEVLFNPKQDNPFHSTLSIQLFKLFFVKRVTLMSGSYGQETDEILSMPNYSFTHKTNILSQVVQAKGFKNCVMEIFSSASSPIFDVDSRQLSAILYNVVLFKKWLALRKLLKRTNDSTDDGTNEIPQKEEEHSKRESLKAKLWRYVNEYYPKLDIKFVVEQPRFILRNFDDSDHTQLLEFSYSLSNFNLSTTPTRDYASNLEVLYPSIKYLSKANVNANATAPSSEPVEKEILGLKLVNVKVDIFKNLTVASILELHGLSIRLTSLDIFKGVHWLLSDMTKLAETDLEIGVLNKQFNEELNYLKTKLRKELRKHSSFKKAPSASIKDKIFRHLPSWLAQVEVRATAWDILIGSRSVLIPKDDLFKSDTTDLQYDTDESNELRRVNIRFDNFKAGIVNHGAQRIDEQTRHDSSSSSSDTLASFDQVPEYWSVSSRLEMFQILTPDDISTKRSNTEPLVEIPTFKFGVDSMSDYRGHNQLIVSSNIDKLQVYYNRYKLFTLIGSVYLVREFIVTPIKMIKSKLKKDMDKFEDPMSDPQDSASNESLLDFVQATFTLETSDIILQIADAYNLKIQLSDTHVEFAKKIVKFSLFFVRCLADSPSVKGKWCRLLCLDSLSLNVEIPKTVDELELDVHTDAIRLIQPHKFIVYELFDNLSLTAKLSKHLIKLLKADDSKQGANIVHPHEMKPIALPNLAIKSNHLKFTMEDDPFETELNMIYQLGKTEQRKRLELYSLFEAKEAQLSDDKNYFSRLDKLHTTIAESWMRKVKIYQQQLRDEVVAHKDYLFGNECRFDSEYNKDVVAYPYDAPLLTIGMEGFNLNLTKPDFGLDNIADFIHNVGQGVPKDTKYSVMVPMYLDLKLVEMRMQLRDYPLPILYSPRNKNTANASLLLRGDLVISEKYVTDEKEIRKLEVPLVASHKDEANPYDLLTIEKTLSSIKMYTKLACDFNSDYPTRIVWGTSYNFGIQQFMLNFDQFSKPPVDPSQKLGFWDKLKYILHGSCVIKTRKSLEVGFKGSRDPYELLSTSNGFVLSFKKNVVWQINKDDNSRNFFDITSDKVSWYIPNYLATPLLAWTRSSIDSVYLPDSPHFISTCFGYYLEDSATKPDFNLLNKVFGKNVISLSGGIEFHVGFLLQRKVNGKRVEDFKPHYNVHLMNPKYCEDGHDSYAGFRSGYVHMAISLVADRDKSYNTIHLTPGAFNQFFAWWKLFSSNMMLPIRRGSLFGETKKSVKFSEHLFTNKFSFFLKSLFISHMYRDEVIDIDDDRIECVGLRARVDEFSVDLHQRKQPVTLYHEELSKSTKVMKMNFNIGEVTLSNIDLRVVHSSFSQNLYQGSNKDYNDKESTYNIYGGDKVWFDIQDYEEAFLPSLKYCPRKVEIHPLMFSQRFSYERDTENDAGKNQDDDQFGNEDIHDCRIHANNESDSRVALLESRQKALNQQITKVRNKGASTKELEERATFVKRMLDRAKSGAPANQRQNSIVSIEKEEHFHNKFTWSSMSLKWNRTCRDNVMRYIHFVQLKAAMKKYLSHESISTLEKFIEENDYGSDIGSMSSSARTYDQFVGNGEEDLKVKSRSAELTSNERLNNFTKILKELKGNESLSEDYLIDIVSPQIQLQSDESPDSVVIVSTPSISGKIVSVLNSRDSASPEVLEKRFGVVLQDASVFVLNKKDVLGGDLMIITDNPYGAKANWPPWLGPEITQKGKWAGENQLLIQNLSVMVLFYETEIMSSKLSKNADNASVTEEDLHSTTSLEAPKRLRIDMPSVVLTSTSSQYFALYVIIINLLFYSEPMSKAIAEKIEKMKFSIDFDNLPAVADKLKGLQSYYRILKLLNANYSFRKGHMCNEDLNNYLQLNLETGDIASEIYLLLRTLLTGDFFSDTSNYPQISWLIKADEIILHILEDDRTPIVDVALANGVYKRKELESGSNLNQIQIQMLQGFNLIKNARYPDFIGPFNLKQHPSENLIDLQWTMNRSVGGIKIVENLQVNSLPLNIKVDEITGEKLMNFIFQTDAADIKESKVIEMANNTEAKEKELENPSDQDQYGLVEETEGANKSARLDRQLQERSMTSSKSNKRGLTRLSGKSFFSRKSNDDEEEEEDAEQVNKMIERSKQYFSIISLTVKAITLRITIKLNKGYKRLLNVHDFRVDLPELIIKNRILSFIDLTEIVKKLILKSLWSHTGRLLANKLSSNDNSSDMLTNERLKSVKTYNKFIPIRELTVVKTKE, from the coding sequence atgatgattgatttgaagtCTGTCAACAGTAGTAGTCTATTATATTACCTAGTCTACATCCTTTTAGCGTGGATTATATCCTGGTATGCCATCTACTTGATTACCGGATTTCATCTAAgttcaatatcaatcaacaacgGTATCTCATTCAATGGAGTCACATTTAAATCCAAGAGGATGTGGGTCAAGATACGATGCTTAAGATTTCGATTGTGGGGTAACACCAAGATGACTATTATTGATGATCTTGAGGTAAAACTATATCCTAAATCCCAACCaaagaaacagaaaaagaaaaccaCAACAGCAAGAGACGATGGTGAATCCGTCTCACTAGAAAATGACATTTCTGTTTACCCAAACAATTACTTTTTAAGACGTATCGTGCAATTCGTCATACGACGTTTGCCAAGTTTAGATCTTGAAATGCGAAACACAACTATACACTCAGCACTTGACTATAAAACCACCATCGACTATGTTAAGTACAATGCCAAATCAAGAGACAGTTTAAGACACAAGGATCGTCTCAAATTCAGAACTAGCCTACTTGTCAATAACGTATTTCATGAAATCAAGACAAAGGATGATTTGTTGACCCCATTCAAATTAGGCAGCTTCAGAGTCGAATTTAAATTCCTGATCGGTTATAAAAGTGGAGTTATTGGGGGATTCATTGGAAAGATTAATGTTTCTGAAAGTAATTTCCTGATGTTCAATACTGCCAAATATTACATTTTACACGACGAGTTGAAACAAGCAAACAAAGATACACATTTTTCTCATGGCATCAAACAAGGTGAAGTAGACAATGATTCTAAAGGGCAAGATGCACAAGCCAAGCTAGAAAGGACTTTTCTGGTTATACACAAGTTACTTTCAGATGTCACCATCCATGttgaaaattcaaaagtttcaGAGATTCCATTTGTGACCattcaaaacaatgtaTCAATTGCGGAATATTACAATGAGGTCAAGCCAAAGACGTCATTAGAATTGGTGACAAAATCAGTGTCATTCAATGTTTCACGATTGTACGGTGATGCTGCTGGATTCGAAGTTTTGTTCAACCCAAAACAAGATAACCCCTTCCATTCTACCCTTTCAATTCAGCTATTCAAACTATTTTTTGTCAAACGTGTTACCTTAATGAGCGGATCTTATGGTCAAGAAACTGATGAAATATTGAGTATGCCCAATTATTCATTTACCCACAAAACCAACATACTAAGCCAAGTTGTTCAAGCTAAaggtttcaaaaattgtgtCATGGAGATTTTTTCATCTGCCAGCTCACCTATATTCGATGTAGACTCACGCCAATTAAGTGCCATCTTGTACAATGTGGtgttattcaaaaaatggTTAGCGTTGCGTAAATTGCTTAAGAGAACAAATGATAGTACAGACGATGGTACCAATGAAATTCCTCAAAAAGAGGAAGAACACAGTAAACGAGAGTCACTCAAGGCAAAACTTTGGAGGTATGTAAATGAATACTACCCCAAATTGGACATtaagtttgttgttgaacaGCCACGCTTTATCCTTCGAAACTTCGATGATAGTGATCACACccaattgttggaattttCCTATTCATTActgaatttcaatttatccaCCACCCCGACTCGTGATTACGCTTCCAATTTGGAGGTATTGTATCCAAGTATCAAATACCTTTCCAAAGCAAACGTAAACGCAAACGCAACTGCACCTTCTTCGGAACCAgttgaaaaggaaattcTTGGTCTTAAGCTTGTTAACGTGAAGGTGgatattttcaagaatttgaCAGTTGCTTCCATTCTTGAGTTACACGGTTTATCAATTCGATTGACTAGTTTAGACATCTTCAAAGGAGTTCACTGGCTCCTTCTGGATATGACAAAATTAGCTGAAACTGATCTCGAAATTGGTGTATTGaataaacaattcaatGAGGAGCTTAACTATTTAAAGACAAAATTACGAAAGGAACTCAGAAAACACTCAAGCTTTAAAAAGGCCCCCCTGGCAAGTATCAAAGACAAGATCTTTCGTCACCTACCCTCATGGCTTGCTCAAGTAGAGGTGAGAGCAACTGCTTGGGATATACTTATTGGATCACGTTCGGTCTTGATACCTAAGGACGACTTGTTTAAATCAGATACTACCGATTTACAATATGACACTGACGAGAGCAACGAGTTAAGAAGAGTGAATATCAGGTTCGACAATTTCAAGGCTGGCATTGTGAATCATGGAGCACAGAGGATCGATGAACAAACTCGACATGattcatcctcttcatccCTGGATACCCTCGCTTCATTTGATCAGGTACCCGAGTATTGGTCTGTTAGTAGTAGGCTTGAgatgtttcaaattcttaCGCCTGATGACATCAGTACCAAACGCTCAAATACAGAGCCACTAGTTGAGATTCCCACATTTAAGTTTGGTGTGGATTCTATGAGTGATTACCGTGGtcataatcaattgatagTGCTGCTGAATATAGATAAGTTGCAAGTATACTACAATAGGTATAAATTATTCACGTTGATTGGTTCAGTATACTTGGTTCGAGAGTTTATCGTTACTCCAATCAAAATGATAAagctgaaattgaagaaggatATGGACAAGTTTGAGGATCCAATGAGCGACCCTCAAGATCTGGCCTCAAATGAACTGTTGCTAGATTTTGTCCAAGCAACTTTTACCTTAGAAACACTGGATATCATCTTACAAATTGCCGATGCTTACAATCTCAAGATCCAGTTATCTGATACACATGTTGagtttgcaaaaaaaatagttaaattttcattgtttttcGTAAGATGTCTTGCTGACTCACCGAGTGTGAAAGGGAAATGGTGTCGTTTGCTTTGTCTCGACTCTTTAAGTttaaatgttgaaattccAAAGACGGTGGATGAGTTGGAACTTGATGTACACACAGATGCAATTCGATTGATTCAACCTCACAAATTCATAGTGTACGAAttatttgacaatttgtCACTCACtgcaaaactttcaaagcatttgataaaactaCTCAAGGCCGATGACTCCAAGCAAGGTGCAAACATTGTTCACCCTCATGAAATGAAACCCATTGCGTTGCCAAATTTGGCCATTAAGTCAAACCATTTAAAGTTTACAATGGAAGACGATCCTTTTGAAACAGAATTGAATATGATTTATCAGTTGGGCAAAACTGAAcagagaaaaagattggAATTGTATTCTCTATTTGAAGCTAAGGAAGCTCAACTCTCTGATGATAAGAATTATTTCTCAAGGTTGGACAAGTTGCACACAACTATTGCTGAATCATGGATGAGAAAAGTCAAGATTTATCAACAGCAATTGAGAGATGAAGTTGTGGCACATAAAGATTATCTTTTTGGTAATGAGTGCCGTTTTGACTCAGAATATAATAAGGATGTGGTGGCCTACCCATATGATGCCCCATTGTTAACAATTGGAATGGAAGGGTTTAACCTCAACTTAACCAAGCCTGATTTCGGTCTTGATAATATTGCTGATTTTATTCACAATGTGGGCCAGGGAGTTCCAAAAGATACAAAGTATTCAGTGATGGTGCCAATgtatttggatttgaaattggttgaaatgAGGATGCAATTGCGTGATTACCCACTTCCTATATTGTACTCTCCCAGAAATAAGAACACGGCCAATGCGAGCTTGTTGTTACGGGGTGATTTGGTCATTAGTGAAAAGTATGTCACTGACGAGAAAGAAATAAGAAAACTAGAGGTTCCATTGGTTGCCAGTCACAAGGATGAAGCTAATCCATATGATTTGTTAaccattgaaaaaacaCTTTCAAGTATCAAGATGTATACCAAGTTGGCTTGTGACTTTAACTCGGACTACCCAACGAGAATCGTTTGGGGAACCTCGTATAACTTTGgtattcaacaatttatgTTAAACTTCGATCAATTTTCGAAGCCACCGGTTGATCCTTCACAAAAATTAGGATTCTGGGACAAGCTCAAGTACATCCTTCATGGAAGCTGCGTTATTAAAACTAGAAAAAGTTTGGAAGTGGGCTTCAAAGGGTCAAGAGATCCTTATGAATTGTTGTCCACCTCAAATGGATTCGTCCTTTCGTTCAAGAAGAATGTAGTTTGGCAAATTAACAAAGATGACAATTCGAGAAACTTTTTCGATATCACTTCGGATAAAGTATCATGGTATATTCCCAACTACTTGGCAACTCCATTGTTAGCCTGGACTCGAAGTAGTATTGACTCAGTCTACCTCCCAGATTCGCCACATTTCATCAGCACTTGCTTTGGTTACTATCTTGAGGACTCTGCCACAAAGCCTGACTTTAATTTGCTTAACAAAGTGTTCGGCAAGAATGTTATTAGCTTGAGTGGGGGAATCGAGTTCCATGTTGGGTTCTTACTTCAACGCAAAGTTAATGGTAAAAGAGTCGAAGATTTTAAACCGCATTATAACGTACACCTAATGAATCCAAAATATTGTGAAGACGGACATGATTCCTACGCAGGCTTTAGAAGTGGATATGTGCATATGGCAATATCTTTAGTGGCTGATCGAGACAAAAGTTACAACACTATTCATCTAACTCCAGGAGctttcaaccaattcttTGCATGGTGGAAGTTGTTTTCAAGCAACATGATGTTGCCAATTAGAAGAGGATCATTGTTTGGTGAGACCAAAAAATCAGTTAAATTTTCCGAACATTTGTTTACGAACAAgttttcattctttttgaaatcactATTCATTTCACATATGTACCGAGATGAGGTtattgacattgatgatgatagGATTGAGTGCGTTGGGTTAAGGGCAAGAGTCGACGAGTTTTCAGTTGACTTGCATCAACGAAAACAACCGGTGACTCTATATCATGAAGAGCTTTCTAAAAGTACCAAAGTcatgaagatgaatttcaacattggtGAGGTGACCCTTTCAAATATAGATTTGCGTGTGGTGCATTCAAGCTTCTCGCAGAACTTATATCAAGGCTCAAACAAAGACTACAACGATAAGGAGTCTACGTATAACATTTATGGAGGCGATAAGGTCTGGTTTGACATCCAAGACTATGAAGAAGCATTTTTACCTTCATTGAAGTATTGCCCAAGAAAAGTTGAGATCCATCCGCTTATGTTTTCCCAAAGATTTTCCTACGAAAGAGATACCGAGAATGATGCCGGTAAGAATCAAGACGACGACCAGTTTGGTAATGAGGATATCCACGATTGTCGTATTCACGCCAACAATGAATCTGATCTGAGAGTTGCCTTGTTGGAAAGCAGACAAAAAGCACTCAATCAACAGATTACAAAGGTACGCAATAAGGGAGCTTCCACCAAAGAGTTGGAAGAGCGAGCTACATTTGTGAAGCGCATGCTTGATCGTGCAAAGAGTGGTGCACCTGCTAACCAAAGACAAAATTCGATAGTATCTATCGAAAAGGAAGAGCATTTTCATAATAAATTCACTTGGCTGAGTATGCTGTTGAAATGGAATAGAACTTGTCGTGATAATGTTATGAGATACattcattttgttcaattgaaagcAGCCATGAAGAAATATTTGTCACATGAGTCAATTTCCACACTTGAGAAATTCATCGAGGAAAATGACTATGGCTCTGACATAGGATCTATGTCATCGTCAGCCCGGACTTATGATCAATTTGTGGGTAATGGCGAAGAAGACCTAAAGGTCAAATCAAGATCTGCAGAACTCACCTCAAACGAAAGgctcaacaattttaccaaaattttgaagGAGCTAAAGGGTAATGAGTCCTTATCTGAAGACTACTTGATCGACATAGTATCAcctcaaattcaacttcagAGTGACGAATCTCCAGACTCGGTTGTCATCGTATCGACGCCGTCCATTAGTGGAAAGATTGTATCTGTATTGAACTCACGCGATTCAGCAAGTCCCGAAGTCTTGGAGAAAAGATTTGGTGTAGTTTTACAAGATGCAAGTGTTTTcgttttgaacaaaaaagaTGTATTGGGTGGAGATTTAATGATAATTACTGACAATCCATATGGCGCAAAAGCAAATTGGCCGCCATGGCTCGGTCCAGAAATCACTCAAAAGGGTAAATGGGCAGGTGAAAATCAACTACTTATACAGAATTTGTCTGTCATGGTTTTGTTTTATGAAACGGAAATAATGAGTAGCAAATTGTCAAAGAATGCAGATAACGCTTCAGTTACAGAAGAAGATCTCCATTCAACTACACTGTTGGAAGCACCGAAAAGATTGCGTATTGATATGCCTTCGGTTGTTTTGACATCTACGAGCTCACAGTATTTTGCTTTGTATGTCATAATtatcaatcttttgttttacAGTGAACCTATGAGCAAAGCTATTGCGGagaagattgaaaagatgaaattttcaattgattttgacaacTTACCGGCTGTAGCagataaattgaaaggATTACAACTGTATTACCgtattttgaagttgttgaatgcAAACTACAGCTTTAGAAAGGGACATATGTGTAATGAGGATTTGAACAACtatttgcaattgaatttggaaacagGCGATATTGCCAGTGAGATTTACCTATTGTTGAGGACTTTGCTCACTGGTGACTTTTTCAGTGATACTTCAAACTATCCACAAATATCATGGTTGATCAAAGCTGATGAGATCATTTTGCATATTTTAGAGGATGATCGAACACCTATTGTGGATGTTGCTCTTGCCAATGGAGTTTACAAGAGAAAAGAGCTTGAAAGTGGgtccaatttgaatcaaatccaaattcaaatgttgcAAGGATTCAATCTTATCAAGAACGCAAGATATCCTGATTTTATTGGCCCATTCAATCTAAAGCAACACCCATCCGAAAACTTGATAGATTTGCAATGGACTATGAATAGATCAGTTGGTGGAATcaagattgttgaaaatttacaaGTGAATTCTCTACCGTTAAATattaaagttgatgaaataaCTGGTGAGAAACTTATGAATTTCATATTCCAAACTGATGCAGCTGACATTAAAGAGAGCAAAGTAATTGAAATGGCTAATAATACTGAAGCCAAAGAGAAGGAGCTTGAAAATCCTTCTGATCAGGATCAATATGGCTTAGTAGAGGAGACCGAGGGAGCAAACAAGAGTGCTAGGCTTGACAGACAACTACAAGAAAGAAGTATGACTAGCTCGAAACTGAATAAGCGCGGCTTGACTCGTCTTTCTGGAAAAAGTTTTTTCAGCAGGAAGagtaatgatgatgaggaagaggaggaagatGCCGAACAAGTTAATAAAATGATTGAACgatcaaaacaatatttttcaatcatttcCCTCACGGTCAAAGCAATCACCTTACGGATCACAATCAAGTTAAACAAGGGATACAAGAGATTGTTAAATGTTCACGATTTCAGAGTTGATTTGCCTGAATTGATCATCAAGAATCGTATTCTTTCGTTTATTGATTTGACCGAAAttgtcaagaaattgatcttGAAAAGCCTTTGGAGCCACACTGGCCGATTACTAGCCAACAAATTAAGTTCTAATGATAATTCGCTGGATATGTTGACCAATGAACGATTGAAGTCGGTTAAAACGTACAACAAATTTATCCCAATTCGTGAACTAACTGTTGTTAAAACTAAAGAGTAG
- a CDS encoding Rpl32 ribosomal protein L32 (exon 1 is M in phase 1; similar to C. parapsilosis CPAR2_602580 and C. albicans RPL32): MATSVPHPKIVKKYTKRFKRHHSDRYHRVAENWRKQKGIDSCVRRRFRGTIPQPNIGYGSNKKTKYMTPSGHKVFVVKNLKDLDVLVMHTKTYAAEIAHNVSAKNRVDIVSKAKKIGVKVTNPKGRVSLEA; the protein is encoded by the exons A TGGCTACTTCAGTTCCACACCCAAAGATTGTCAAGAAATACACCAAGAGATTCAAGAGACATCACTCCGACAGATACCACAGAGTTGCCGAAAACTGGAGAAAGCAAAAGGGTATCGACTCATGTGTCCGTAGAAGATTTAGAGGTACCATTCCTCAACCAAACATTGGTTATggatcaaacaaaaaaaccAAATACATGACTCCATCAGGACACAAGGTATTTGTTGTTAAGaacttgaaagatttggatGTATTGGTTATGCATACCAAGACTTATGCCGCTGAAATTGCTCACAATGTATCTGCTAAGAACAgagttgatattgtttcaaaagctAAGAAGATTGGTGTTAAGGTTACCAATCCAAAGGGTAGAGTTTCTTTGGAAGCATAA
- a CDS encoding Ptk2 protein kinase of polyamine import, giving the protein MKEHHSGLKAIFKKELSPANSNSSSSNTDPSASHSKLSKFFHHHRDKDEPSTEPSSRNTSPHGKQQHPPAPSPAIGDGPKRTSSALSLRRRNTNPLNSTANGRDRAASELQHPKPQHVSAATPNKKMTKAETLAHFQQMDNRNKATQHLRSSRVPSAHNLTSQSPALDTPSPNHEKIVYNPYGMKKTPSQEPKRNTSFYLSGNNDGERIVANPVANPNDYLPPDLQQPHVNLLEDFEIDVSNKKLGDGGSSDVRIINSRHNKRQLYALKKFTMLSKETDEEFYKRVSKEYIIQKKCSKSRHVADVLAILRIQSQANLTRGWGVVMEYCNGGDLFSLIVRPGWKKSPLNEKYCLFKQIAYGLKFIHECGIAHRDLKPENVLLDANGMAKLCDFGVSTYQHETPGDFNSPVKLSTAYVGSPPYSPPEVMLLKDKSASEAKNFAYDMFKSDDWALGMLLFCLVYGGVPFQQSTPLDHAFRDYTFNHKRFCSDHQNFKNNKGFNKGPGVEFKMAAKFESTGASRVAWKLCDPSVSTRYDLDLLFEDPWFQAVEMCIYEDPDQEVNPFVLPGTGETPGSGTSSGYNSQTPSRKGTFIRQKGTANGDGYASHDENNNLSGSLRSMLDLTDASEKNNNNGVRNISSSNASLHSNENNVLPRTKSMLDFDHQQASSKQLPQQQFSSSNSSPQQQPQQSFTSDHSLNNGNLPALEESDIEHEPELDAAQKQDKLEQQHIEHQLQIEQQQQYEQQRGLEEKQREEKLQQQPDSSLENDNERRGSPSSLNHDTSAPQNDPSSFKLPPSRHDTSNTSNSAVTEEEDDASCHSLSDIKRHHGHILRSVSNLKLEADGTCDLGYKLKRHHHNDVSNANSVGRR; this is encoded by the coding sequence atgaagGAACATCATAGTGGGTTAAAAGCTATCTTCAAAAAGGAGTTATCTCCAGCTAATTCAAACTCATCCTCTTCTAACACTGACCCATCAGCTTCTCATTCCAAGTTATCAAAGTTTTTCCACCATCATAGAGACAAAGATGAGCCAAGTACGGAGCCATCATCAAGGAATACATCTCCACATGGTaagcaacaacatccaCCTGCACCTTCACCAGCAATTGGAGACGGTCCAAAGAGAACATCATCAGCACTTTCTTTGAGGCGGAGGAACACTAATCCTTTGAATTCAACTGCAAACGGAAGAGATAGAGCTGCTTCTGAATTACAACACCCCAAACCACAACATGTTTCGGCAGCAACTCCCAATAAAAAAATGACCAAAGCTGAAACTTTGGCTCATTTCCAACAAATGGATAATAGAAATAAAGCAACACAACACTTGAGGAGTAGTAGGGTGCCATCAGCTCATAATTTAACTAGCCAATCACCAGCTCTTGACACCCCCTCGCCCAATCATGAGAAAATTGTTTACAACCCATATGGAATGAAAAAAACTCCGTCACAAGAGCCCAAGAGGAATACAAGTTTCTACCTTTCGGGTAATAACGACGGTGAAAGGATTGTCGCTAACCCTGTTGCTAATCCCAATGATTATCTTCCACCTGATTTACAACAGCCTCATGTCAATTTGCTAGAAGACTTTGAAATCGATGTCAGCAATAAGAAATTAGGTGATGGTGGTTCTTCTGACGTTCGGATTATAAATTCTCGTCATAACAAACGCCAGTTATATGcattaaagaaatttacCATGTTGAGTAAAGAAACCGATGAAGAGTTTTACAAACGAGTACTGAAGGAATATATCatacaaaagaaatgttCTAAATCAAGGCATGTTGCTGATGTATTGGCAATACTACGTATACAAAGTCAAGCTAATTTAACTCGTGGTTGGGGTGTTGTTATGGAATATTGTAATGGTGGTGATTTATTTTCACTCATTGTTCGACCTGGATGGAAGaaatcaccattgaatgaaaaatattgtcttttcaaacaaattgcCTATGGATTGAAATTCATCCATGAATGTGGCATTGCTCATCGTGATTTGAAACCGGAAAATGTGTTGCTCGATGCCAATGGTATGGCCAAATTGTGCGATTTTGGTGTTAGTACTTATCAACATGAAACACCCGGTGATTTCAATAGTCCTGTCAAGTTGTCAACAGCATATGTTGGATCCCCACCTTATTCTCCGCCTGAAGTTATGCTTTTAAAGGATAAATCAGCATCAGAAGCAAAGAATTTTGCTTACGATATGTTCAAATCTGATGACTGGGCATTAGGAATGCTTTTGTTCTGTCTTGTATATGGAGGTGTGCCATTCCAGCAATCGACCCCACTAGACCATGCTTTTAGGGACTACACATTCAATCACAAGAGGTTTTGTAGCgatcatcaaaattttaaaaacaaCAAGGGATTCAACAAAGGACCTGGTGTTGAGTTTAAAATGGCGGctaaatttgaaagtaCTGGTGCGTCAAGAGTTGCATGGAAATTATGTGATCCATCTGTTTCAACTAGGTACGATTTGGACTTGTTATTTGAAGACCCTTGGTTCCAAGCTGTTGAGATGTGTATTTATGAAGATCCTGATCAAGAGGTGAATCCGTTTGTGTTACCAGGAACCGGAGAAACCCCTGGTTCAGGTACATCATCGGGCTACAATTCACAAACACCATCAAGAAAGGGAACTTTCATTAGGCAAAAGGGAACCGCCAATGGAGATGGTTATGCTAGCCATGATGAGAATAACAACCTTAGTGGGTCATTGCGAAGTATGTTGGATTTGACCGATGCATCAGAAAAgaataacaacaatggtGTAAGAAACATTTCGTCAAGTAATGCTTCACTTCattcaaatgaaaataatgtATTGCCACGTACGAAATCAATGCTTGATTTTGATCATCAACAAGCATCATCCAAACAGCTcccacaacaacaattctCGTCGTCAAATTCGTCGccacaacagcaaccacaacaactGTTTACTTCGGACCATTCACTAAATAATGGTAATCTACCGGCGTTAGAAGAGAGTGATATTGAACACGAGCCTGAATTGGATGCAGCTCAAAAACAAGATAAACTCgaacaacaacatattGAGcatcaattacaaattgaacaacaacaacagtatGAGCAACAACGAGGGCTTGAAGAGAAACAACGTGAGGAGAAgttgcaacaacaaccagaTTCATCATTAGAAAATGACAATGAGAGAAGAGGATCGCCATCTTCTTTAAATCATGACACATCTGCACCTCAAAACGATCCatcaagtttcaaattaccCCCAAGTAGACATGACAcatcaaatacatcaaaTTCAGCCGTgactgaagaagaagatgatgcCAGTTGTCATTCATTATCTGATATCAAACGACACCATGGACATATTTTGCGTAGTGTTagtaatttgaaattggaagcGGATGGAACTTGTGATTTAGGTTATAAGTTGAAGAGACACCATCATAATGATGTTAGTAATGCTAATAGTGTTGGTCGGAGATAA